In the Clostridium beijerinckii genome, one interval contains:
- a CDS encoding TIGR04086 family membrane protein, which yields MENSKYFRSVVKGTIGTLILSFIGVTILSLLMTKLVFSKGIFNMIYVIISLCSLSLGAMIGAKKNESKGWLVGFGVALSYYLVLFILSSSFNGELAFKLFDFIKLIIALVVGTLAGMLGINL from the coding sequence ATGGAAAATAGTAAATATTTTAGATCAGTAGTAAAAGGTACTATTGGAACTTTGATTTTAAGCTTCATAGGAGTTACAATTCTATCTTTATTGATGACTAAACTAGTATTTAGTAAAGGTATTTTTAACATGATATATGTAATAATATCTTTATGCAGTTTAAGTTTAGGAGCAATGATAGGAGCAAAGAAAAATGAATCAAAGGGATGGCTTGTAGGCTTTGGAGTAGCACTATCATATTATTTAGTATTGTTTATACTATCTAGTAGCTTTAATGGAGAATTAGCATTTAAGCTTTTTGACTTCATTAAATTGATTATAGCACTAGTTGTAGGTACTCTTGCTGGGATGCTAGGGATAAATTTATAA
- the secD gene encoding protein translocase subunit SecD: MKRKSKSSALLILIIAVIGLLAFAGFKGFVLGGWEFKSFDKVITRGLDLQGGVSVLMEIQKDDVTAEELQSAKEHLSLRVNKLGVAETIVATEGPKRIRVDVPGLTNSKEIVDSLVKSGNLSFKGPDGTEILTGSDVKKATAQMNQQNGGYEVGLELNDEGAQKFADATGKYIGQNISIYLDDEEISSARVNSQISGGKASIETHDTLQKNKELAGMINAGALPLPVKEVSVSNVGAELGATAFPNSVKAGIIGVGLVFLFMLFHYRIQGLMANIALTLYITLTLFAFIEVGVTLTLPGIAAFLLTIGVAVDANILTFERTKEELKKGYTVKAAVKKGSEHALSSIVDSNMTTLLASLILYFIGSGAVKGFAITLMIGIIISLFTGLVVTKVLVNLAVESGIINKPSHFGVTLKKGDEKHA; this comes from the coding sequence ATGAAAAGAAAAAGCAAAAGTTCAGCATTGTTGATATTAATTATTGCTGTAATTGGACTGTTAGCTTTTGCAGGATTTAAAGGATTTGTTCTAGGAGGATGGGAATTTAAATCATTTGATAAAGTAATAACTAGAGGACTAGATTTACAAGGCGGAGTTTCTGTTCTTATGGAAATTCAAAAAGATGATGTAACTGCAGAAGAATTACAAAGTGCTAAGGAACATTTATCTTTAAGAGTAAATAAACTTGGTGTTGCAGAAACAATTGTAGCAACAGAAGGTCCAAAGAGAATAAGAGTAGATGTACCGGGATTAACTAATTCTAAGGAAATAGTAGATAGTTTGGTTAAGTCTGGTAATTTGAGTTTTAAAGGGCCAGATGGAACTGAAATTTTAACAGGTTCAGATGTAAAAAAAGCAACTGCACAAATGAATCAACAAAATGGTGGATATGAAGTTGGTTTAGAATTAAATGATGAAGGTGCACAAAAGTTTGCAGATGCAACAGGAAAATATATTGGGCAAAATATTTCAATTTACCTTGATGACGAAGAAATATCTAGTGCGCGAGTAAATTCGCAAATTTCAGGTGGAAAAGCAAGTATTGAAACACATGATACATTACAAAAGAATAAGGAATTAGCTGGAATGATTAATGCAGGTGCACTTCCACTTCCAGTTAAAGAAGTTTCAGTTAGTAATGTTGGAGCGGAACTAGGAGCTACAGCATTTCCAAACTCTGTTAAGGCGGGAATTATAGGAGTTGGATTAGTATTTTTATTCATGCTATTCCATTATAGAATTCAAGGATTAATGGCTAATATTGCTTTAACTTTGTATATAACACTTACACTTTTTGCTTTTATAGAAGTAGGTGTTACATTGACTCTTCCAGGTATAGCGGCATTCTTGCTTACTATTGGTGTGGCTGTTGATGCTAATATACTAACGTTTGAAAGAACTAAAGAGGAGTTAAAGAAAGGGTACACTGTTAAGGCGGCAGTGAAAAAAGGATCAGAGCATGCATTATCTTCAATAGTAGATTCTAACATGACAACTTTACTTGCATCACTAATTCTATATTTTATAGGATCTGGAGCAGTAAAAGGTTTTGCAATTACACTTATGATAGGTATAATTATAAGTTTATTTACAGGTTTGGTAGTAACAAAAGTACTTGTTAATTTAGCTGTTGAAAGTGGAATTATAAATAAACCATCACACTTTGGTGTTACTTTGAAAAAGGGGGATGAAAAACATGCTTAA
- the secF gene encoding protein translocase subunit SecF yields the protein MLKIMEKTKLWFSISLIIIVIGMGFLCVRGLNFGIDFKGGSEIVLQLDESINKDDVDTIIRSYAPDASTNTINNNQYEIKSADLDSDKLGLIVSDLESKYKLDDKVLVSQNEIGSSVGRELTQNSIYALLAAFAVMLVYIAIRFEFKFGVAAIAATIHDILVTISVYSIFYIPVNTPFIAAILTIVGYSMCDTIVIFDRIRENTKMMRRAKSIEVADVSLTETIARSLYTSSATVVTIIAMNFLVPSVQAFTIPLIVGIISGAYSSICIASPIWVYLKDRVRSQKKKLQKA from the coding sequence ATGCTTAAAATAATGGAAAAGACAAAATTATGGTTTTCAATATCCCTAATCATTATTGTAATCGGAATGGGATTCTTATGTGTTAGAGGACTAAACTTTGGTATAGATTTTAAAGGTGGTTCTGAAATAGTACTTCAACTAGACGAAAGTATAAATAAAGATGATGTTGACACAATCATTCGAAGTTATGCACCAGATGCTTCGACGAATACAATTAATAATAATCAATATGAAATAAAATCAGCAGATCTGGATAGTGATAAGTTAGGATTAATTGTATCTGATTTAGAATCTAAATATAAACTGGATGATAAAGTGCTAGTTTCACAGAATGAAATAGGATCATCAGTAGGTAGAGAGTTGACTCAAAATTCTATATATGCATTACTCGCGGCTTTTGCAGTAATGTTAGTATATATAGCTATTAGATTTGAATTCAAATTTGGAGTAGCGGCTATAGCGGCCACAATTCATGATATATTAGTAACTATTTCTGTTTACTCAATATTTTATATTCCAGTAAATACACCTTTTATAGCAGCGATACTGACTATAGTGGGATATTCTATGTGTGATACGATAGTTATTTTTGATAGAATTAGAGAAAACACAAAGATGATGAGAAGAGCGAAATCAATTGAAGTGGCAGATGTAAGTTTGACTGAAACTATAGCAAGATCATTATATACTTCTTCAGCAACAGTTGTTACTATAATAGCAATGAATTTTTTAGTGCCATCTGTTCAAGCATTTACGATACCTTTAATTGTAGGTATCATAAGTGGAGCGTATTCATCAATATGTATAGCATCACCAATTTGGGTATACTTAAAAGATAGAGTTAGAAGCCAAAAGAAAAAATTACAAAAAGCTTAA
- a CDS encoding DHH family phosphoesterase gives MRKFWESIYCPNYISGYNPFILKGMNKAIERLALAVNNRQKIVVYGTYNVDGICAVSSLILVLRYLNADVEYLIYDRQEADARINSVDIKNNVDFLGAELLITLGVGLKSKEEVELCKKLGIDLIILENEESDLVNDYIYINPNQKGCQYRYKNLSTSGLTFKLMQAIAIYYNMKSINKYLDLILIGIQWAKVPSKGENGVLIKEGNKFLMNTNNNGLRSIIEFNSLEEFNNDGINNIIEFIIPPIGAVGVMDNARIVLELLTTNDKDRADQIVKYLYRLKTNNSIRYMES, from the coding sequence ATGCGTAAATTCTGGGAAAGTATATATTGTCCAAATTATATTAGCGGATATAACCCATTTATACTTAAGGGTATGAACAAAGCAATAGAGAGATTAGCTTTGGCGGTAAATAATAGACAAAAAATAGTTGTTTATGGTACATATAATGTCGATGGGATTTGTGCAGTTTCATCGTTAATTCTTGTTTTGAGATATTTAAATGCTGATGTAGAATATTTAATATATGATAGGCAAGAAGCTGATGCTAGAATAAATTCGGTAGATATAAAAAATAACGTAGATTTTTTAGGTGCTGAACTATTAATAACTTTAGGTGTTGGATTAAAATCTAAAGAAGAAGTTGAGCTATGCAAAAAACTAGGTATTGATTTAATTATTCTTGAAAATGAAGAAAGTGATCTTGTTAATGACTATATTTATATAAATCCTAACCAAAAGGGGTGCCAATACAGATATAAGAACTTATCGACAAGTGGACTTACTTTTAAGCTTATGCAAGCTATTGCTATATATTATAATATGAAAAGTATAAATAAATATTTAGATTTAATACTTATAGGTATTCAGTGGGCAAAGGTACCATCAAAGGGAGAAAATGGAGTACTAATTAAAGAAGGAAATAAGTTCCTGATGAATACTAATAATAATGGATTGAGATCAATAATAGAATTTAACAGTTTGGAAGAGTTTAATAATGATGGTATAAATAATATAATTGAATTCATAATTCCGCCTATAGGTGCGGTAGGTGTTATGGATAATGCTAGAATTGTCTTAGAGCTCTTAACTACAAATGATAAAGATAGAGCTGATCAAATTGTTAAATATTTATATAGACTTAAAACAAATAATTCCATAAGGTATATGGAAAGTTAA
- a CDS encoding adenine phosphoribosyltransferase → MDLQEKIRVIENFPKEGISFKDITTLIADGEALRETINRIVKHLEDKKIDLIVGPEARGFIFGVPVAYALGVGFIPVRKPGKLPGETISVNYGLEYGEDQLQLHKDAIKPGQRVAVVDDLLATGGTVEGVAKLIEQAGGIVASLDFVIELTELKGKDKLEGYDVLSLVKYDI, encoded by the coding sequence ATGGATTTACAAGAAAAAATAAGGGTAATCGAAAATTTTCCTAAAGAAGGAATTAGTTTTAAGGACATAACAACATTAATTGCTGATGGAGAAGCGCTAAGAGAAACTATTAATAGAATAGTTAAACATCTAGAGGATAAAAAAATTGATTTGATTGTTGGGCCTGAAGCAAGAGGATTTATTTTTGGAGTTCCTGTGGCATATGCTTTAGGAGTAGGATTTATTCCAGTAAGAAAGCCAGGAAAATTACCAGGAGAAACTATATCAGTTAATTATGGATTGGAATATGGAGAGGATCAGCTTCAACTTCATAAAGATGCAATCAAACCAGGTCAAAGAGTTGCTGTTGTAGATGACTTATTAGCAACAGGGGGGACTGTAGAAGGCGTTGCTAAATTAATAGAACAAGCAGGTGGAATAGTTGCTTCACTTGATTTTGTAATAGAACTAACTGAATTAAAAGGAAAAGATAAATTAGAAGGATATGATGTACTATCATTAGTTAAATACGACATCTAA
- a CDS encoding RelA/SpoT family protein, whose amino-acid sequence MIDKLLEKIDKNCNNVDVEMVKKAYDFAEKAHKDQKRESGEPYIIHPIAVAEILAELGMDTNTIVAGLLHDVIEDTEFSYDETVSLFNAEIANLVEGVTKLTKLGEMEYKTKEEQQADNVRKMLLAMAKDIRVIIIKLADRLHNMRTLKFMPAKKQKNKAKETLDIYAPLAHRLGMSKIKWELEDLCFRYLHEKEYYELVDSIAEKRVERETYINDIVNDLKQKLGNSGIESDIDGRPKHFYSIYKKMVSKNKSIEQIFDLTAIRVLVHSVKDCYGVLGIVHTIYRPIPGRFKDYIAMPKPNMYQSLHTTVIGPQGKTFEIQIRTFEMHKTAEYGIAAHWKYKEGDNAKGEQDKQKDFEKKLVWLRDMLEWQKETSDAEEFIEGFKIDLFSDEVFVFTPKGVVINLCSNATPIDFAYRIHTDVGNKCVGAKVNGKIVPLDYTLKTGEIVEILTSPNAKGPNMDWLNIAKSNQSKSKIKLWFKKAKREENMLKGKELLEKELKKQCVNYADVAKGDFYEKLVKRYNIHSMDDLYALIGIGGFSVSTLIARLKEDNGIGVDKVNKEKENKEILNKNIEEQIAKTARKPEPNGYGITVKGESNLMVRFAKCCSPVPGDEILGYITKGRGVSVHRSDCSNLQNLIDTDKDRVVEVNWGSAQGTSYFAEIQVVADDRDGLLADIMSVITELKLQLSAVNANLAKQGSALINVKIKITSVDSLKDLMKRLKRLKGVTDVYRVNS is encoded by the coding sequence ATGATTGATAAATTACTGGAAAAGATTGATAAGAATTGTAATAATGTTGATGTTGAAATGGTAAAAAAAGCATATGATTTTGCTGAAAAAGCTCATAAGGACCAAAAAAGGGAATCTGGTGAACCGTATATTATTCATCCGATAGCAGTAGCTGAAATTCTAGCTGAGTTGGGTATGGATACTAATACTATTGTAGCTGGATTATTGCATGATGTAATTGAAGATACGGAGTTTTCTTATGATGAAACAGTCAGCCTTTTTAATGCGGAAATCGCTAATCTTGTAGAAGGTGTTACGAAGCTTACTAAGCTTGGAGAAATGGAATATAAAACTAAAGAAGAGCAACAAGCTGATAATGTGAGAAAAATGTTGCTTGCTATGGCAAAAGATATAAGAGTAATAATTATTAAATTGGCAGATAGATTACATAATATGAGAACTCTCAAATTTATGCCAGCAAAAAAGCAAAAAAACAAAGCAAAAGAGACATTGGATATTTACGCGCCTTTAGCGCATAGGCTGGGTATGTCTAAAATTAAATGGGAATTAGAGGATTTATGTTTTAGATATTTACATGAAAAAGAATATTATGAATTAGTAGATAGTATTGCTGAAAAGAGAGTAGAAAGAGAAACTTACATAAACGATATAGTAAATGATTTAAAACAAAAGCTTGGAAATTCTGGAATTGAATCGGATATTGATGGAAGACCAAAGCATTTTTATAGTATCTACAAAAAGATGGTTAGTAAGAATAAAAGCATAGAGCAAATTTTTGATTTAACGGCTATTAGAGTTCTGGTGCATTCTGTTAAGGATTGTTATGGTGTCCTTGGAATAGTACACACTATCTACAGGCCAATTCCAGGAAGGTTTAAAGATTATATAGCAATGCCTAAACCAAACATGTATCAATCATTACATACCACTGTAATTGGACCACAAGGCAAAACTTTTGAAATTCAAATTAGAACTTTTGAAATGCATAAAACAGCAGAATATGGAATTGCAGCTCACTGGAAATATAAAGAGGGAGATAACGCCAAAGGGGAGCAAGATAAGCAAAAAGATTTTGAAAAGAAGCTAGTATGGCTTAGAGATATGTTGGAATGGCAGAAAGAAACATCAGATGCTGAAGAGTTTATTGAAGGTTTTAAGATAGATTTGTTTTCAGATGAAGTATTTGTGTTTACTCCAAAAGGTGTTGTAATAAATTTATGCAGCAATGCTACGCCTATAGACTTTGCATATAGAATACATACTGATGTAGGAAATAAGTGCGTAGGTGCTAAGGTTAATGGTAAAATAGTTCCTTTAGATTATACTCTCAAGACAGGAGAAATTGTAGAAATTTTAACTTCGCCTAATGCTAAGGGACCTAATATGGATTGGTTAAACATCGCAAAAAGTAATCAATCTAAGAGCAAAATAAAACTTTGGTTTAAAAAGGCTAAAAGAGAAGAAAATATGCTAAAGGGCAAGGAACTTCTTGAAAAGGAATTAAAGAAACAGTGTGTTAACTATGCTGACGTTGCTAAAGGGGATTTTTATGAAAAATTAGTGAAGAGATATAATATTCATTCTATGGATGATTTATATGCTTTAATTGGTATAGGAGGATTCTCTGTATCTACTCTTATTGCAAGATTGAAGGAAGACAATGGGATAGGTGTAGATAAGGTAAACAAGGAAAAAGAAAATAAGGAAATTTTAAATAAGAATATCGAGGAACAAATTGCAAAAACAGCAAGAAAACCAGAACCTAATGGATATGGAATAACAGTAAAAGGTGAAAGTAATCTTATGGTCAGGTTTGCTAAGTGTTGTAGTCCAGTTCCTGGAGATGAAATTTTAGGATATATAACTAAAGGTAGAGGAGTATCAGTTCATAGGAGTGATTGCAGTAATTTGCAAAACCTTATAGATACAGATAAAGATAGAGTAGTAGAAGTTAATTGGGGATCAGCACAAGGTACATCTTATTTTGCAGAAATTCAAGTTGTAGCTGATGATAGAGATGGATTGCTAGCAGATATAATGAGTGTTATAACAGAGCTTAAACTACAGTTAAGTGCTGTAAATGCGAATTTAGCAAAGCAAGGATCGGCACTAATTAATGTAAAAATAAAAATTACATCTGTCGATAGTCTGAAGGATTTAATGAAGCGACTTAAAAGATTAAAAGGTGTGACAGATGTATATAGAGTAAATAGTTAG
- the dtd gene encoding D-aminoacyl-tRNA deacylase, whose amino-acid sequence MRAVVQRVSSSSVCVDGDIIGEIGVGFNVLIGISKDDTFEDLKYIKDKIINLRVFHDENDKMNLSLLDIKGEILVISQFTLYGDCRKGRRPNFMEAQGGEEAKKLYEEFLDLLKTSNLKVECGEFGADMKVKINNDGPVTILLDSKRNF is encoded by the coding sequence ATGAGAGCAGTTGTACAAAGAGTGAGCTCATCTAGCGTTTGTGTTGATGGAGATATAATTGGTGAAATAGGTGTAGGCTTTAATGTATTAATAGGAATATCTAAGGATGATACTTTTGAAGACCTAAAATATATAAAAGATAAGATTATCAATTTGAGAGTGTTTCATGATGAAAATGATAAAATGAATTTGTCACTATTGGATATTAAAGGTGAAATACTTGTGATATCTCAGTTTACATTGTATGGTGATTGTAGAAAAGGAAGAAGGCCCAATTTTATGGAAGCACAAGGTGGAGAAGAGGCTAAAAAGCTGTATGAAGAATTCTTAGATCTTCTTAAGACATCAAACTTAAAAGTTGAATGTGGAGAATTTGGAGCAGACATGAAGGTTAAAATTAATAATGATGGGCCTGTTACCATATTATTAGATAGTAAGAGAAATTTTTAG
- a CDS encoding MBL fold metallo-hydrolase, with protein sequence MIIKTLIAGMYEENCYLIMDEGTKELAIIDPGGQPNLIEKEISRLDGKPKFILLTHGHMDHVGAVIELMNKLNIPFYISENEEQYMKNDEFVFGSLPKASKYLKEGDTVSLGNNIIKVIETAGHTAGGICFLVNDELFTGDTLFQGSIGRSDFPGGNGAQLIKNIKEKLLPLGDGVKVYPGHGPASTIGYEKRNNPFL encoded by the coding sequence TTGATTATAAAAACATTAATAGCGGGAATGTATGAAGAAAATTGTTATTTAATAATGGATGAAGGCACCAAGGAACTTGCAATTATAGATCCAGGCGGGCAGCCGAATTTGATAGAAAAAGAGATTAGTAGGTTGGATGGAAAGCCTAAATTTATTCTTTTGACACATGGACATATGGATCATGTGGGAGCAGTTATTGAATTAATGAATAAACTCAATATTCCTTTTTATATAAGTGAAAATGAAGAACAATATATGAAAAATGACGAGTTTGTATTTGGATCACTGCCAAAAGCTTCAAAATATTTAAAAGAAGGAGATACAGTATCTTTAGGCAATAATATAATTAAAGTTATAGAGACAGCTGGGCATACAGCAGGTGGTATATGCTTCCTAGTAAATGATGAACTGTTTACAGGAGATACTCTTTTCCAAGGATCTATTGGAAGAAGTGATTTTCCAGGAGGGAATGGAGCACAGCTTATAAAAAATATAAAGGAAAAGTTATTGCCTTTAGGAGATGGTGTTAAAGTTTATCCGGGACACGGACCAGCATCTACAATAGGATATGAAAAAAGGAATAATCCATTCTTATAA
- a CDS encoding coproporphyrinogen III oxidase — protein sequence MEVKVSLNDFKFRYEVYQLFNVYYSMREIKFVGAEDADYMVYIDEKTLRFEYNNYYVEESLGEDIKNSLRRFLFLCLRNVTHDIYPWGILIGIRPSKIALKLLEEGNTEDEVIEIFKEKYLAHEDKARLCIDVAKAEKKIVNKDKNTIAIYIGMAFCPTKCLYCSFTSNPIGVYKKMVTPYIEALIKEIKGMSSYVKERKLNIESVYFGGGTPTSVSDEEFNIIMKEIYNCFIKDDNIKEFTVECGRPDTLTRNKLQTMKEYGVDRISINPQTMNDKTLNLIGRTHSSADIKEKFKMARELGFDDINMDIIIGLPGETHEDVIHTKNELIKLKPDSITVHGLALKRGSRMYEEFILKKGIQITSQDEIIKMYEESRNLAENLGISPYYMYRQKNMVGNMENLGYAKEGKECIYNIQMIEEKQTVIALGAAAVSKVIFLEEDRLERFPNLKDLHEYVSRIDEMIEKKKALLDTLYT from the coding sequence ATGGAAGTTAAAGTTAGTTTAAATGATTTTAAATTTAGATACGAAGTATACCAATTATTTAATGTATATTACTCAATGAGGGAAATTAAATTTGTGGGTGCAGAAGATGCAGATTATATGGTTTATATTGATGAGAAAACCTTAAGGTTTGAATATAATAATTATTATGTAGAAGAATCTTTAGGAGAAGATATTAAAAATTCTCTTAGAAGATTTCTTTTTCTGTGCCTTAGAAATGTAACTCATGACATTTATCCTTGGGGAATATTAATTGGAATCAGACCATCTAAAATAGCATTAAAATTGCTTGAAGAAGGCAATACTGAAGATGAAGTGATAGAAATATTTAAAGAAAAATACTTGGCTCATGAGGATAAAGCTAGACTTTGTATAGATGTGGCAAAAGCTGAGAAAAAAATAGTTAATAAGGATAAAAATACTATAGCTATATATATAGGCATGGCATTTTGTCCAACAAAATGTTTATATTGCTCATTTACTTCGAACCCTATAGGTGTTTATAAAAAGATGGTGACGCCATATATAGAGGCACTTATTAAAGAGATAAAAGGTATGAGTTCATATGTGAAGGAAAGAAAACTTAATATCGAATCAGTATATTTTGGTGGCGGTACTCCAACATCAGTAAGTGATGAAGAGTTCAACATAATCATGAAAGAAATTTATAATTGTTTTATTAAGGATGATAATATAAAAGAGTTTACGGTTGAATGCGGAAGACCAGATACGCTTACTAGAAATAAACTTCAGACAATGAAAGAGTATGGAGTAGATAGAATAAGTATTAATCCCCAAACAATGAATGATAAAACTTTAAATTTAATTGGTAGAACTCATTCTTCAGCAGATATAAAAGAAAAATTTAAAATGGCTAGAGAACTTGGATTTGATGATATTAATATGGATATAATAATAGGACTTCCAGGTGAGACGCATGAAGATGTCATTCATACTAAGAATGAGTTAATAAAACTAAAACCTGATAGCATTACAGTTCATGGTCTAGCGCTTAAAAGAGGGTCTAGAATGTATGAAGAATTTATCTTGAAAAAAGGAATACAAATTACGTCCCAAGATGAAATTATAAAAATGTATGAAGAAAGTAGGAATCTGGCAGAAAATTTAGGTATTTCACCATATTATATGTATAGGCAAAAAAATATGGTTGGAAATATGGAGAATTTAGGTTATGCTAAAGAAGGCAAAGAATGTATATACAATATTCAAATGATTGAGGAAAAACAAACAGTAATTGCACTGGGAGCAGCAGCTGTAAGTAAAGTGATATTTTTAGAGGAAGATAGACTTGAAAGATTTCCAAACTTAAAAGATCTTCATGAATATGTATCTAGAATTGAT